Proteins encoded within one genomic window of Manis pentadactyla isolate mManPen7 chromosome 4, mManPen7.hap1, whole genome shotgun sequence:
- the IFI6 gene encoding interferon alpha-inducible protein 6, with product MWQKGVSLFLCYLLLFACGGVAGKRDSEKSDGDSSFWGTLTYMAVGGGLMAAALPVALPVLGFTSAGIAANSVAASLMSWSAVANGGAVPAGGLVATLQSVGAAGGGSAVMAKIGALLGYTVHKHIENSREEVEDEK from the exons ATGTGGCAGAAGGGGGTATCGCTCTTTCTGTGCTACCTGCTACTCTTCGCCTGCGGCGGGGTGGCAG GCAAGAGAGACTCGGAGAAATCAGATGGCGACTCCAGCTTCTGGGGCACGCTGACCTACATGGCGGTTGGAGGAG ggCTCATGGCTGCGGCGTTGCCGGTGGCGTTGCCCGTGCTGGGCTTCACCAGCGCTGGCATTGCCGCCAACTCAGTGGCCGCCTCGCTGATGAGCTGGTCGGCGGTGGCGAACGGGGGCGCCGTGCCGGCCGGGGGGTTGGTGGCCACACTGCAGAGCGTGG GGGCTGCTGGTGGTGGCAGTGCTGTCATGGCCAAGATCGGTGCCCTTCTGGGCTACACGGTTCACAAGCACATTGAAAACagcagggaggaggtggaggatgAGAAGTAG